The nucleotide sequence gagcaggaatcagatttcatttatcacgagtgagaagctgacaatatacggctATTATATGTTATATACGTAACAATATAtgtttcaaagctaaatgtaaaatcGCCCATTTAAGCGAGCTTGTCATAGTAGGCCTACTGTTCTGCTGTTATGTTTTTCCATAAGAATAGtattgataataatattaaaCAAACCATTCAATCAGTTTGCTCCCAAATTAGTACTTATTATAAAGTGAAAGTAATGCGTACGAATGCAGCctccattcttcgtgaaagataaagatagaaatgcacACAGGAACAAAAaaacctctggtgatttgtaataattgcagagaatgtcggTGATCTTAATCCTGTGCGAACCCACCATGTATGtaatttgtaaattaaaaatgtccctgcaaattacctaccatattttgctgaacaccgaggtcctgtatGGATAAATAAAGCCTACCCTGACAATCTAATTGCGCTGAACAGCTCTGGTTCGAGTACAGGCTAGTTGCTCCACAATGGAAGTCTACCGAACTcatgtgggtggggctaaggtcggctgttgtgattggttgcaatgtacaatatatatatatatatatatatatatatatatatatatatatatatataattgcaaATCAGAGTAAACCATATGCATTGGAAATTGGAAGCACAgtagaagagagagagagagagcgagagagagagagagagagagagagagagagagagagagagagagagagagagagagagagagagagagagagagagagagagagagagagagagattcaaaTGAATTCATTACAGCAATTCCTCCCTTAGGTTCCGAAGGGAAATGCCACTCAGTGCATTTGAAAATAAACAATCAGATCTAACCAACTTAAAATTTAGAGAAATCAGACCTCAGTCAAACAGTGTAACATATTTGGTTGTGAGACACCAGTAAGAGgagtgcgtgtatgtgtgtgtgtgattgtgtgtgtgtaagagagagagagagagagagagagagagagagagagagagagagagagagagagagagagagagagagagagagagagagagaggagagagagagagagagagagagagagagagagagagagagagagagagagagagcagcgcGCCCCGGGCATTTGGGGGAAGGAAGCGCGGGCACTCGGGAGCGCATCAGCGGGATTGAAGCAGCGGCTTTCGGACGAATCATGATGCGCAGACACTTCAAATCCTTCCCAGGACCATCCGCTCGACAAAATGTCGCTTTTCAGACAATCCGGACTAATTAGGATCGTCGGGCTGACTGTTTTATGTGTCTGGAATTATTTTTAAGTCTAACTGGGAGATGTTTATTCTGAGAAGTCATACTGGAGAAGAGACTAGAAGACTTTAAAATGCTGTCCGGATGGGTCGAAGCCTCATCAGAGAAGGTGAGGACTAAAAACACGTTTAGACTGTAAAGACAAATTGGACTTGTTCGTGTTTCCACATCAGTGTACAAATCCAATTAATTGCGCTCTTGCGTGAAACTTCTTGTGTAACAGCAGTTATATTTGCAATTCCTTATGCAGTGTAAAAATCCTCTTCTACACAAAATACTGGAAAACGTGGTAGTCAGAAACTCACTGAATGTTTAGGCATTAAGGAATAGCATTTGGTGCCTTTATATTTTACAGCCTGTGTGTGTCATTTACTTTTTAATGCTAATTAGTATACACTGACTATTAAAATCTGCAATGTACCTTAAAATATACTGAGCACTATAATATTAGTAAAGGTTGAACCATAAAGCCAAGATGAATTCAAGTTAAACAAATTGGCCGCATGATTAATAAATATGCATGAACAGTAAACATATTCATATTATTCACAAATTGCATATGTTGTCTCCATTTTGGAGGTTATTAGTatgatataataaaataataattatatatagtacaattttttttattgagtgGCAAATGTTCTGTCAAACACGAAGAGAAAGAAGTAAATCAGATCATTTCACAAGCGTGTTTATAGCAGTGAAATGTAAAGCACTTCCATGTGTGCATAACCATATCACTGCTTACATATGTTGTATGCTCTCTATATTTGAGACTTTTTTTCTTAAagaaatttgatttaaaaaaacaaaacaaaaaaaaacaaaaaactgggCACCATGGTATAATGATAGTTTAACTAGATCGATATAGCCAACTAAGCAATGGCTGGAGTGAACAAATGGCCTTCACTGTTAAATTAGGCCTTGGTTGGTTACGTATTTAACCTAATCTTATTATtactgtatataataataaatgaaaaagCCTGCAAGATAATTTTTTCTCTGCTAAAATTTTACAACAATgtataaaaaagtataaaattatacaatatttgttagaatagaatagaatagaatagaatagaatagaatagaatagaatagaattgTATGCACATACAGCAAGGCCAGTGGAAATTGCATTGTACAgaagactgtgtgtgtggtcctgTAAACCCTACgctatggggacaaaatgtcccctcAAATACAGCAATATCGaaatccttgtggggacatttttggcCCCCATGAGCAAAATCACTTATAAATCGTattaagtgatgttttttttttaggggtttttaatctaaaaatgcagaaagttgatGGGCTGGTCTAGtgttaggggatagaatatacagtttgtttacagtataaaaatcattatgtgtgtgtgtgtgtgtgtgtgtgtgtgtgtgtgtgtgtgtgtgtgtgtgtgtgtgtgtgtgtgtgtgtgtgtgtgtgtgtgtgtgtgtgtgtgtgtgtgtgtgtgaaatcacGTGCAAATAGAAATGTAAGAAAATAGAATATACAATATAGTACAAAAGCAATACAGGAAAACACATACTATACACAATTTAGTACACAAACTGCACAGATTATAGATAGGAAGGTGAGGACATGTGAGgcctcaataaaaaaaaaacaaagatgaTATTCAACAAGGGTACAACTAaatgaatttttgaaatttgCTATCATGAGCAAGGCTGTGTTTATTTTCTGTTCAAACGCATGCACTTCACGCCGTTTTAATTGAGCAGTCCTCACTGTCCCCAGGTTCAGAATCATTATTGCTGAGAGGAACTCTGTGCCAGAGCATTGGAGAACAGACCTGTCCATCATCGTGGCATTTGACAGATTAAACACCTCAGTGCCCTTTACAAGTCTGAGAACGCAGAGATGCTGATGTCGCCAGTCACTACACTCTCCTCAAGGAGAGCAAGTGTCCTGCTTTATTGTTTGCtgctatttatatattttttctaattATATCTCTTTTTTCTTAATATGCACTAATGTAAACAGTTCAAATTCTTAATTCTGATTGGATGAGCCACACTAACATAttcaatattattaataatgggGCAGGTTACCATGTTGCTTGGCAACTGTAAACAGCCTAATTAAGGTACAGAATTATATTAGGTACTCTGGAAAAATAGTTTACTCTGAGAAATATTATAATGACACAAAACTCTTTATTTAACAATAAATATTGAAACAGTGTCTTCAATTATAGTGATGTTGCAATAATCCCACTCAAATCTGTGTAACAATGATTTTACCACAAGTAATGAGATTAGgtatggtaaaaaaaacaaaaaaacaaaaagcattCCTGTTGAAATAGTCTTGCATGCAGATACCAGAGTTCTGACGTTGGAAAACATCTCATTTAATCATTTGTTTCTGTTAAAATAGGTAAGCGTCTCAAAATGCTCCTTGTGAGGAAGGTCGTGCCTTACGGGAATCGTCCAGCTGCGACGAGAGAGGAGGTCATCTCCGATGAGCCCTCTATACTCGCTGCTCTGGCCCACACACTTTGAAACCGTCCCTCCCTAAACTCAGAGTGACAATGTGATGAGCTCTGCTATCATTTCCAGCTCGAGCATGGACGGAGGGATGAGAGGGAGTCGCACGAGTTAATGAGACTATTGCTCTTGTGTTGGGGAGCTTAGGACAGGCAATTACAGGAGGATTACCCAGCGACTTCAACATCGCATACTCTCTACCGAGGCAAGCTTCAAGATCCGCTAAGAACTCCAGTGTGgtggattttatttttttcttatttttcacCCTTTTTAATTACGTGCACTGTTGTTGTCAAAAAAAGTTGGCAAAGTCTTACAAAATGGAGGTACAGATCCGAATGTGGAATAAAGACCTGCCGACTTTGATCAGCCCATGGATACCGATACTTCTGGGTCTTCACATGCATTTCTCCTGGGCCACAACCTGTCCAGAGGAGTGCCGGTGTGACAGGACCTTTGTTTACTGCAACGAGAGGAGTCTAATGTCAGTGCCTCTGGGGCTAGGAGAGGGTTATAAGACCCTCTACCTCCACAACAATCAAATCAACAATGCTGGATTTCCCCTGGAAATGCACAACGTTGCCTCTGTGGAGACGGTGTATCTCTATGGCAACCAGCTTGACGAATTCCCTGTCAATCTTCCCAAAAATGTGCGGGTGCTCCACCTGCAGGAGAATAACATTCAGACTGTGTCCCGGGCCGCCCTCGCGCAGCTGCTACGCCTTGAGGAGCTCTATCTGGATGACAACTCCATCTCCACCGTGGGTGTGGAGGAGGGGGCCTTCAGGGAGGCAATCAGTCTCAAGACCCTTTTCCTTACCAAGAACCACCTGAGCAGCATCCCCATCGGGCTCCCAGAGGAGCTAAGAGAGCTGCGGTTGGACGAGAACCGCATTGCACTTATAACCGAGGATGCATTTGAGAATGTGACGGGCCTCGAACTCCTCCTCCTGGATGGGAACCTGCTCACGGACGAGGGCATCGCCCCCGGGGCTCTCCAGACCCTCGTAAATCTCAAAACGCTGTCGATGGCACGCAACTCCCTCACGGTTCCTCCTCCTAATCTGCCTGCCGAGTTTCTAGTCAAGCTCAACTTGCAGGATAATCAGATGAATGAGATTCCTTTGACAGCCTTTCATGGCCTTCATCGCTTGGAGAGACTGGATATTTCAAACAACCAGCTGCAGTCTCTCACACAGGGGGTCTTTGACGGCCTCCACGGTCTGAGACAGCTCACTGTTCGAAACAACCTTTGGCTCTGTGACTGCAACATTAAATGGGTCATACTGTGGTTAAAATCCCTGCCAGCTACCCTCAATGTCCGTGGCTTCATGTGCCAGAAACCAGAGAGGGTACGTGGCATGGTAATCAGAGAGCTAACCCTGGAGCTCATCCAGTGTCCTAACAGCACCGCCACAGTCCCACAGCCCACACTGCTCTCTTCCTCCACCGCTGAGTCAGCCACTCAAACGGCCTTCACACCCGCACGCTCCCAGCCTACACCCACCCCTTCGCCTCTCACACTTCTCCCGCCGACTGCAGGCGAAGACAGGGAACAGAGGACGGATGACCCGGTCGGCCCGAGGCAGGAGTCGCTGCGCGTTTCCTTCGCGGTGCTAAACGGTTCATGCATTCAGGTAAGCTGGGTATCGACATTCGCCGTCACAGCCTATAAGGTGACCTGGGTCAAGCTGGGTCACAGTTTAATAACAGGCCCCATGCAGGAGTCACTTGTGGAGGGCGAACGTGAGGGAATCGCACTGGCAAACCTAGAGCCCAAGTCCACCTATCGTATTTGCGTAGATCCGCTGGATGCGTTCAACAATTACCTCCCAGGAGACGATACAATTTGCTCGGAGGTTATGACAAAGTCAGCTTCCTTTCACTCCGGTGATAACACCACTGGGCCCAAGCAGGCGACCCAGCAGGACCCCAGCTCGCCTTTCTTACTGGCTGGCCTGATCGGCGGGGCGGTGCTTGTTGTTCTGGTGGTCCTGTTGAGCATATTCTGCTGGCACATGCACAAGAAGGGAAGGTCAGACTCATCAAAATGGAAATACAGTCGGGGCAGAAGAAAAGATGACTACTGCGAAGCGGGGACTAAAAAGGATAACTCTATTCTGGAAATGACTGAGACTAGCTTTCAGATAGTTTCTTTGAATAACGAGCAGCTGCTCAAGGGGGACTTTCGCATTCAACCGATTTACACCCCTAATGGGGGTGTTGGATACAGTGACTCTCAAAGGAGAAACAACAGCACAGCGTACAGCAAAAACAGTGTTCCAGAATCTGATACATGCCATAAATGATGATTTTAAAAAGATAGCGTCCTTTGTATTTAGATCTGTCTCTTAAATGCACTGTATTTCAAAAGACAGGCtgtaaaatatgtaatttatattCTGAACAATATCGCCTTCTTTTTTATCGCTTAGTAAAACTAAAATGATTTATGAATATTTACTTCTATGTTCTGTTTTTACAATACAAGCTCATAAAAACATAATAAGTTGATCTTAGCAATAGGCAATCTTCAAGCACAAATGGATGTCAAGTGCCcttttttattgtttacttATAAGTTATTAGTAGGAAATGAAGGAATGGAAAGAGAGTGTGTTGTGTCTTTAAAGGTTTAAAGGAGTGAGAATGAGCAAGCAGTTCTCACTTGCACCACAAGGTGGTGTCTGTTTTCACCAACACTATTATTTTGAGATCTCAAACTATACTCTTTGATCAAGCATCTCACATTTACGTAACATCTCAATTCACAAGAACTGAATACTGTCAGTTCCTGCTACAAAGAAACCTTGATAAACCTTTGTTGATACAGGACTAGAATTATATTAGGGAATTCAGCATCAGGATGGATTTCCTGAGCAGTCTTCCTGTACAGAGATATAAAACATCCTAACAGCTCTCTCACACTGCAGAAGATCTGCTTCAATGAGCAAAAATATCTCCACAATAGAATATTTAGacagtattgagtgctgttaTTCAATGTTTGTATAGCATGGCGATACAAAGGCTACATTTGCTTGTGTATGGCATACATTTTAGTTAGAAGGGTCTTTACAAATACAGTCAATGTTGGGTAAGTTTGTTGGATTACTCTAAGAAGTAATTCATTACTAGCTATTACATCTCCAACAGTTTAATTGGTGTAGTAATCACTCTCTTTAAAAAGAATTGCATTGAGGGAGCACGGGGCACAACCTGATGCGGGGTTAGGGTTAACACGCATGgtttaaaactttccacacatgACAGGATTACAAAACTtagtgtatttactagttgccatatcaaccttatttagaaaaaaaacaatatttgaaagatatcactgaacatttatttaaccatacCAAAAGTTAGTTTcgtaagttttttttaataatgtgtttttttgtattttttaaaattaagacaaatctgatattattttagtcttatatctgttatttaacatttgagatcgttctttaatgctgatctaaccaGCAGAAGACACAAGCTGCTGTTTAAATCCTAGTTGTGCAGGTGGGGTGTGTTGTCTGCGTTACAATGACCCCCTgttaaaaacatgattttaaattCTATACTTGTATGAATTCTTCTGAGAAACCACGATAAAGGGGTGAATAATGActgagagtcaatgttcagaaatgaTTCTTAATTATTATGTTTTGAACCATGCTATATTGCTGTATTTAGCcatgtgtttgttgtcaaactcaaagattagtatattttaatgattaaaaaagccattattttatttttaaaaagttaataattgcattttattgacaaaatattttagtttgtatttgtatatatatatatatatatatatatatatatatatatatatatatatatatatatatatatatatatatataaatctgatCTAATCACACCCTATCTGAtctaatcacacacacaaatatatatatatatatatatatatatatatatatatatatatatatatatatatatatatatatatatatatttttttttttaattattattatttatttatttatttgtgtgtgattAGATCAGATAGCATATTAAGCTATCGTATGGTTGTTGTACAATGTaccccacctatggggcatgttgtcacatttcacttctaTTCTTTTGGGGTGAATCAATAAAAAGTATACGctgtattaattaaacaaaaccacataattatAATAGACGTGGGAAAtttgtgggaaaaaataaatgctcTGAACCACAAGTGGATTTACAAGAACTGAGACGTTagcgttaggttgtgccccgctctcccctacttaatttaattactttctaaatcccatATCAACCTCGACCTGTTAAACAATTCAAGAATAGATATaaaactgctcttttaatttttcaaataaataatataaaattgtataaattactcttgaactgaccaaagtatttaAAGAGAGAACTTTACGTTAAAAATATACATTGTTTTACACATTTAAACCCAAGAGAGATGAATTAAACTCatctaaaatatttgtatttttggttCCTAGAATGtttgtttaaagctacactatgcgacatttccgtccgctagagggcgcctgtttaaaacaaaggtgtagtttgatgacgccaggaTTGAGTGCAAAATCTTGGATTCACCTtacagccggtgggaaagaatTGGGATAGGACTCGTGCAGAAATTGTGTTCATGGATGccgttattaacgttactgtagtatgaagcagagcaggaccgagtgttgagggagctgagcaaggctgccGGAGTGATTGTTGCGCAACATGGCTCgcgagcagcaggacttttattatgacgggacacagtcgccgcttttccggtcatgagtatgaggtaatgcagctctgtttatcatattagatacatttaagtgtttacaattatgttatgacgttacacTGTGTGTTCGCTCGGCAGCTgttgtgacacttgttcacacttctaagagtaaagcgtttcagccaaaataaaaccggaaaccgagggtaacgcagatatgatgcaattgacaggcaactccctcagaaatcccggctccttggttaaaatagcaattttcttacaatttacaaatagttggaaacatttgggatattgtaagaactcaactgaagaaaatatgtaacactggcctggtggtttttggatattttactgcaaaaatgctaCATAGTGCACAACCACTAAGAAACTAATGTTAGGAATTATCTCTCAAAAATAACCAATGAGAACCATACGCTAAAGTTAAGACAATGTTATGTGCTTGCTGGGAAGCGTGCgtgctaaaaaaaacacaaaaaaccaCGATTGACCAGAACTGTTAAAATCTGGAATCACACTTTTACTAATCAGAACTAAAACCCTTTCAAGTATATCCTTTGAAAGCAACATGTACCGCACAACAATTTCCACATTCGCTCCAATTATCATACTCTAGGCAGAACTTGTAACTTTGTTATTTGTTTCCCAGTCTTAACAGCACCCCAGTACACTCTCCAGCGGCATGAGAAGATTGCAGCATTATAATGGCTTTTTGAAATGAGATCTTCTCAGAGCTCTGAGCAGGTGTCAATGAGCCATAGCGCAGCAATAAACAAGACTCAGTTAATACCACCACTGACCAGTTTTACGAGAATTCTCCACCTGATCTGGCCCGTTTTCTAAATTCAAACCATTCTCCGCATGAACATATGATGCTATACATGCAGCTCTGTCTCTTTATGGCTAAAGTGCTTATAACATTCATGATATGTATGCGTGAAGCGATTTACAAGCACCCATAACTCACATGATAATTGGCTCATTGGCCAACGTGTGATGCGTGTGATTGATCGGTAATGTTCTCAAACGTGTTTTCCTCTACTTAAAAAAGGGTAACATTTTGCAATAAGGTTCTATTTGTTAGCATtagttatatataaaataaaggttaaatgttacaaaaaaaaaatttattccgAGGGTGAATTAAGGGTGATTGGGACAGTTTTTGAATTTACGCCTTGTGCACGGTCTTACCATAAATTAAAAACATCAGCCCAACACATGATACATTGCTGTAATACTGATTATGTTACATATCCATTTGAAAATTAAGCAAGTTTATATTATAATGAAAGGATTCAACTGAGCCAAAACGCGTTTGTAACATTTGGGTGATTGTGTCACAACCTTTGGGTTACTGGGAAAGGGACAGCACATCTTATCATTAATTTAGCATATTTGTTACACTAGTTAATTCATACTTTGATATAATTTCATATGCAGAAATCAATTTTCTGTTGTCTGTTCATCATTATTATGAGTCCATGTTTATTTCTGTTCATTTTCACCTCAATGTTTATGGATTCATCAAAAATTCAGCACAACACATTTAGTCCAAAAGTCACAAACAAAAAGATTCAGGTCGGTccatatttgtatttatttatttatttatttattttttaaaagtaaaccTATCCTCCTGTTTGGATGAATGGGACCAAATGAAAACTAATTCATCATGATCATGTTTCCATCAAAGGAATATGTATAAGAGTAGTTGTGACAATTTTATGATCTTATTATGAAAACTAGCAAAACTTTCTGTTTGATGCCAATGAGGGCATCCGATTTTGATTATGCGGTCTCACAGCGAGGgctcagtaaaaaaaataaactctgtaaaataaaaaaaaaggtccAAATACATGTTCAAAACAATACTTTTAATGACAAGATGAACACTACAACAACATTACAGTAAAATGGAATTCACTGAAGTCCTCAGAGGTTATTTTCACAGCAATCGATAAGTGAGACAGTTGCGTTTGTACAAAACAAGCAAGAGCGAATCCGCGATGTGATACGACAGACATGAAAGCAGTTTCAGTTACATGGATGAGCGGACTCATCAAATACAGCGTTGCCATAGATGACATTAAATCAGACGCCATTCAGATTCACATATTACAGATGATGTATTTTTGTAGATCAACCCGGAAGTTTGCATTACCTTGGTTCCCTCAACAAAAAACCCACTggcttttggattattgcaGTTTATGATTCTTACACGTTTTGTTAGTTGTGACAATTTTCACAAGTGAACGCAAATTTTATGAATTCTAAAGCCTAAATACATTAAgcagaataaaaaaatgtaggctatatacAAACTACACTTTCGCCTGACTTCAACGTCACTAAAGCTTCTGAAAAATATGGAAgcctagactgggtaaacccagcctgatctgccggcgatttgatttcgctctgcaactcagtctggaaacgtgtacattcatttctactgcttctgttacacttttgcgggaaccaatcacagactggcttatcagCCTGGCACGCCATTGGCGGGTTTAAAATTAcgacagatagagaaacgatggTTCGTTGCCATAGACTGCCAGACTTGATCATgcttcttgtggtctgattggttgaaggactgtcCAATTCCTAGAGAGTTATTCGAATAATAcgtgttgatcacgcctcttgtgcagtagaaaatacagagcagactccacaGACCactgttcaattttaaattaagctggtctggtgatagccagacaaatggaagcccgtttccgccactaagtaaaaaaataaaaagagtaattgtgactttttatctctatatatatcttcttctttttttcttacaattgcgtgatataaagtcagaattctgatataaactcgcattgcatgatataacgtcacaattctgactgagaaaaaaagtcagaattctgactttatagcacagaattatgagtttatatcagaattgtgactttataactcgacTTTATAAAGACTTGTTTAATGTCCACAACAACCTCTGTCCCATTTAGCCACTTTTTAGCAATTGCCTTTCACAAGATCATAAATCATAAGAGGGTATTAATGATGTATTTAGtagaataaaatgtgaaattttCAAGCTTGTGTTcgccacagaccttatttcaagtATACCAAAAAACCCAttggctgcatctgaaatcgcatacttccctactatatagtaaacaaacaaaaaaaaacagtatgagACAAAagtagtgtttgaattcacagtactcaacaacaacaaaaagagaGTACccaaataactaaaaaaaaactaatacttTGGCAAGATTCTGTAGTGTGCATATGGACACTTTTCTATCCCATGAGGGCACGggacaagattttaaaatggcaGTGAAGCGATGTAACTGACACTGGTACGTAAcgtgataatgacaacatggcgacTGTAGTACATCCAGATTACATTTGTACTACACACATTCATCCGATATAGAACATTCTTTTTTAGTAGTTGGgaagtaattacttattcaaaataagtacctactcaaAAGAGTTTGtgatttcggacgcagccactTACTTCCGGATGATGGAACCAGaaatgctaaaatgctaactcttTTCTgggttttggcctacaaaaatgCATAACTGCACCACTCAATAACCAATGTTAACAAagtgaattttattttaaagtgttaccaaaaaaaagtgcacttgcataaaataataacaagagcacttaaataaaattattagaTAAACGATTCAATGTTAAGACAAACTTGGCTAATTACATATAGAATACATGAAAGcaaattctttctttctttctttctttctttctttctttctttctttctttctttctttctttctttctttctttctttctttctttctttctttctctctttctttcgtTCTGGTCTACAATTGCACCATATATGAGTAGAACTAGGttattttatgatggattgcaTCATTAGTTTGGCTTCACAGTATCTGAGTAGTGCAATTTTGTGGCTAATAATTTACATGcataaataacacaataaacTCACACCCGGAGCTCCTCAGCATGACCTTTCACTCTCATCAGGCAGTGTGTGCGCGAGACAGTAATTAGCCATTAAATCGGTACATCTGGGTCCTCCAGCTGTGTGGTCAGCTCTAAATGAGCTAGAGAATAAACCATCATTCTTTACCTCTCGCTGTCCTACCGCAGAGACCCAGGGAAAAGGCCAGGAGTGCCCGACTGCTTTATGAGTTCAGTCGCTGGGTTCAGAGCAGTGCCCATTTGTAATCATAAACAAACATTTGAGAGAACCATCTGACTGCATGCTTCATTACAATCAATTCAAACAGCAGTTCCATTATTATTGCAGTGTCCACACGCCCATCTCAGAAAGCTATTCTCTTCTCCACAGGCTGTT is from Pseudorasbora parva isolate DD20220531a chromosome 10, ASM2467924v1, whole genome shotgun sequence and encodes:
- the si:dkey-87k14.1 gene encoding leucine-rich repeat transmembrane protein FLRT2 is translated as MEVQIRMWNKDLPTLISPWIPILLGLHMHFSWATTCPEECRCDRTFVYCNERSLMSVPLGLGEGYKTLYLHNNQINNAGFPLEMHNVASVETVYLYGNQLDEFPVNLPKNVRVLHLQENNIQTVSRAALAQLLRLEELYLDDNSISTVGVEEGAFREAISLKTLFLTKNHLSSIPIGLPEELRELRLDENRIALITEDAFENVTGLELLLLDGNLLTDEGIAPGALQTLVNLKTLSMARNSLTVPPPNLPAEFLVKLNLQDNQMNEIPLTAFHGLHRLERLDISNNQLQSLTQGVFDGLHGLRQLTVRNNLWLCDCNIKWVILWLKSLPATLNVRGFMCQKPERVRGMVIRELTLELIQCPNSTATVPQPTLLSSSTAESATQTAFTPARSQPTPTPSPLTLLPPTAGEDREQRTDDPVGPRQESLRVSFAVLNGSCIQVSWVSTFAVTAYKVTWVKLGHSLITGPMQESLVEGEREGIALANLEPKSTYRICVDPLDAFNNYLPGDDTICSEVMTKSASFHSGDNTTGPKQATQQDPSSPFLLAGLIGGAVLVVLVVLLSIFCWHMHKKGRSDSSKWKYSRGRRKDDYCEAGTKKDNSILEMTETSFQIVSLNNEQLLKGDFRIQPIYTPNGGVGYSDSQRRNNSTAYSKNSVPESDTCHK